Proteins found in one Prosthecobacter debontii genomic segment:
- a CDS encoding energy transducer TonB — protein sequence MSATALPASKTHKRKGTGLWVLVQLLFMVGYGAGLTLFVFGVIPYLQIVTGGAKKDLIVRTVATVDAPPPSDNLLDQPPPPPDTQEEPPPDMAPPPDLGSTSLDIGMVGGTGAAMPMNFGGAAMQNAVANFSLGDSGSKPRPVYQVQPKIPATLRNANGRVEVEFTVDVQGRVQNPRITSSFSPLMNEPVIAAIKQWRFEPGQRGGKRVPTKTKMPFKFGK from the coding sequence ATGTCAGCCACGGCCCTCCCAGCCTCCAAGACACACAAACGCAAAGGCACCGGCCTCTGGGTCCTCGTGCAATTGCTGTTCATGGTGGGCTATGGAGCTGGCCTCACACTTTTTGTGTTCGGCGTCATCCCCTACCTTCAGATTGTCACTGGTGGAGCCAAAAAGGACCTGATCGTGCGCACCGTGGCCACGGTGGACGCACCGCCACCGTCAGACAATTTGCTGGATCAGCCTCCACCACCGCCAGACACGCAAGAAGAACCTCCACCAGATATGGCACCTCCACCTGATCTCGGCTCGACTTCGCTCGATATCGGCATGGTGGGTGGCACTGGCGCCGCCATGCCCATGAACTTTGGCGGAGCCGCGATGCAGAACGCGGTGGCCAATTTCAGTCTCGGCGACAGCGGCTCCAAACCGCGCCCCGTCTATCAAGTGCAGCCCAAAATTCCCGCCACCCTGCGCAACGCCAATGGGCGTGTCGAGGTGGAGTTCACCGTCGATGTCCAGGGACGTGTGCAGAATCCCCGCATCACCAGCAGCTTCAGTCCTCTGATGAACGAACCCGTCATCGCCGCCATCAAGCAATGGCGTTTCGAACCTGGTCAGCGTGGTGGCAAACGCGTGCCCACCAAGACCAAGATGCCTTTCAAGTTTGGCAAGTAG
- a CDS encoding ExbD/TolR family protein produces the protein MGKFGQNSEPEDEAAIDISPLIDCIFILLIFFIVTTTFVEETGIEVDKPQAASAGDLEKQSVMIAVTAEGQIVYGGKEIGMSGVQSTVRRFVEKDESTPVIIQVDEKAPSGLFVRVIDEAKLGGAAKVSVATQK, from the coding sequence ATGGGTAAATTTGGACAAAACTCCGAGCCGGAAGACGAGGCCGCGATTGATATTTCGCCGCTCATCGACTGTATCTTCATCCTGCTCATTTTCTTCATCGTCACCACCACCTTTGTGGAAGAAACCGGCATCGAAGTGGACAAGCCGCAAGCCGCTTCCGCAGGGGATCTGGAAAAGCAAAGCGTCATGATCGCAGTCACCGCCGAGGGCCAAATCGTCTATGGCGGTAAAGAGATCGGCATGAGCGGTGTCCAGTCCACCGTGCGTCGCTTTGTCGAGAAAGATGAAAGCACTCCGGTCATCATCCAAGTGGATGAAAAAGCCCCGTCCGGCCTCTTTGTCCGGGTCATCGACGAAGCCAAGCTCGGTGGGGCGGCCAAGGTCTCCGTAGCGACCCAGAAATAA
- a CDS encoding MotA/TolQ/ExbB proton channel family protein, with protein sequence MSILPPLLASLTDTLPKGLATYVQSALDLWDAGGWGMIPLAITAFVLYAKCGDMFYTFFLVNFRQNRYFGGHKMVSRLGADSAASLSAYQSAQRYLDFHEVRLRDNASYDDVMAAFEELRVHELPPLDRDLKFINVAVAAAPLWGLLGTVTGMLTTFDGLSKGGGGEGTMNIVAGGISEALITTETGLMIALPGYFLHYLLTGKRGKFEAFIEHLQNACGQRVLKLAKHEINAND encoded by the coding sequence ATGTCTATCCTCCCCCCATTACTGGCCAGCCTCACGGACACCCTGCCCAAAGGATTGGCTACGTATGTGCAGAGCGCCCTTGATCTCTGGGATGCGGGTGGTTGGGGTATGATTCCTCTGGCCATCACCGCCTTCGTTCTCTACGCCAAATGTGGCGATATGTTCTACACCTTCTTCCTGGTGAACTTCCGCCAGAATCGCTACTTCGGTGGCCACAAGATGGTCTCCCGACTCGGTGCCGACAGCGCAGCCTCTCTCTCGGCTTATCAAAGCGCCCAGAGATACCTCGACTTCCATGAAGTGCGCCTGCGGGATAATGCCAGCTACGACGATGTGATGGCCGCCTTTGAGGAACTGCGTGTGCACGAACTGCCGCCCCTGGATCGCGACCTCAAGTTCATCAACGTCGCCGTGGCCGCAGCTCCGCTGTGGGGGCTACTAGGCACAGTGACCGGCATGCTCACCACCTTTGACGGCCTTTCGAAAGGAGGCGGCGGTGAAGGCACCATGAACATCGTCGCTGGAGGTATCTCCGAGGCCTTGATCACCACCGAGACCGGCCTCATGATCGCCCTCCCTGGTTACTTTTTGCATTATTTGTTAACGGGCAAACGTGGCAAGTTCGAGGCCTTCATCGAACACCTCCAAAACGCCTGCGGCCAGCGCGTGCTGAAACTGGCCAAACACGAAATCAACGCCAACGACTGA
- a CDS encoding MotA/TolQ/ExbB proton channel family protein, producing MKAPVTFLLALCSLCTAAFAQTAPSPLANVADDFQKRLDTVTHELAETRKQIETEKVPMTKQLNELDDKIIEARKEYDRILRISDSRTLDITNLKAQIKAKEDQTNYISNILDEFIRNFETRIHISEAQRYGKTIKDKKNAAANGNLKADDKLQARLDVLNLAMDRIEESVGGVIFDGSAVEGKSGVVSEGEFLVMGPLAFFAGKDGKHMGLADLRLNSSEPAILTLPAETQPENIGKTIAAGEGKLPIDSTRGSAFKVEETKMTVLEEFLKGGPVMWPIGGLGLVAILVGVLKWLQLSLVKRPSYKQVTELLAHLDAGRSPQAQTMVKKIGGPIGKMLEATVKHYTDPASMMEESMFERVLDARTKLNSYIPFIKIAAAVEPLLGLLGTVTGMINTFKLITVFGTQDASTFSSGISEALITTEWGLITAIPCLLMAAFLARLSKAAMDDMEKLGVRIMNHRNAKDVGGNPPGPLTGAATPAPAAPEPTGLRPITAPAL from the coding sequence ATGAAAGCCCCCGTGACTTTTCTCCTGGCCCTGTGCAGCCTCTGCACCGCCGCCTTCGCCCAGACCGCACCTTCCCCGCTCGCCAATGTGGCGGATGATTTCCAGAAACGCCTGGATACCGTGACACATGAGTTGGCGGAGACCCGCAAGCAGATCGAAACCGAAAAGGTGCCGATGACCAAGCAGCTCAATGAGCTGGACGACAAGATCATCGAAGCCCGCAAGGAATACGATCGCATTCTGCGCATTAGCGACAGCCGCACTCTGGACATCACCAACCTTAAGGCGCAGATCAAGGCCAAGGAAGACCAAACGAACTACATCTCCAACATCCTGGATGAATTCATCCGTAACTTCGAGACCCGCATCCACATTTCCGAAGCCCAGCGCTATGGCAAGACCATTAAGGATAAGAAGAATGCTGCTGCCAACGGCAACCTGAAGGCCGACGACAAACTTCAAGCCCGCCTGGACGTGCTCAATCTCGCCATGGATCGCATTGAGGAATCCGTCGGCGGTGTCATCTTCGACGGAAGCGCGGTCGAGGGTAAAAGCGGGGTCGTGTCGGAAGGTGAGTTCCTCGTCATGGGACCTCTGGCTTTCTTTGCCGGTAAAGACGGCAAACACATGGGTCTGGCCGACCTGCGCCTGAACTCCTCCGAGCCCGCCATCCTAACTCTGCCTGCCGAAACTCAACCCGAGAACATCGGCAAAACCATCGCCGCAGGTGAAGGTAAGCTCCCCATCGACTCCACTCGTGGTTCCGCCTTCAAGGTGGAAGAAACCAAGATGACCGTCTTGGAAGAGTTCCTCAAAGGGGGACCCGTCATGTGGCCCATTGGCGGTCTCGGTCTCGTTGCCATCCTTGTAGGAGTGCTCAAGTGGCTCCAGCTCAGCCTCGTGAAGCGGCCGAGCTACAAGCAAGTCACAGAACTGCTCGCTCATCTGGATGCAGGCCGCTCTCCTCAGGCACAGACCATGGTGAAGAAAATCGGTGGCCCAATCGGCAAGATGCTGGAAGCCACGGTGAAGCACTACACAGATCCAGCCTCCATGATGGAAGAGTCGATGTTCGAGCGCGTGCTGGATGCCCGCACCAAACTGAACTCCTACATCCCCTTCATCAAAATCGCCGCCGCTGTGGAGCCACTCCTCGGATTGCTCGGCACCGTGACCGGGATGATCAATACCTTCAAGCTCATCACCGTCTTCGGCACCCAGGATGCTTCCACCTTCTCCTCGGGTATTTCTGAGGCGCTCATCACCACCGAGTGGGGTCTTATCACCGCTATCCCCTGCTTGCTCATGGCTGCCTTCCTGGCGCGCCTCTCCAAGGCTGCTATGGATGACATGGAGAAGCTCGGCGTGCGCATCATGAATCATCGCAATGCGAAAGACGTCGGGGGAAATCCTCCTGGTCCGCTGACCGGTGCCGCCACGCCAGCGCCCGCCGCACCTGAGCCCACCGGTCTGCGCCCCATCACCGCGCCTGCGCTCTGA
- a CDS encoding DUF3450 family protein, with protein sequence MNRSLFVFIFALLGSLGSVAAQTPTATATKDYLALSRELLNKYYETQKLLSKEESDWKTGKEIIGSRLALMQAQLKELTEKTAEQQKTITTNDTEREKLDAQNKELLTTQDLQVSAIQKLEGRVHKLWPLLPEMLQEKIRGQYERLPKVGLKPEEIKSSVGERFVNVLIVINEVNKFHSDVTVVSERRKLASGRELEVRVIYFGLAAAYFAGSGETADVGGMLIPGEKGWEAIEDPKVAALVDEVISMNKGDKVAGFVSLPVKVR encoded by the coding sequence ATGAATCGTTCTCTCTTCGTCTTCATTTTTGCCCTGCTGGGTAGCCTGGGCTCCGTCGCGGCGCAGACGCCCACCGCTACGGCCACGAAAGACTACCTCGCTCTCTCCCGGGAGTTGTTGAACAAATACTACGAGACTCAGAAGCTGCTTTCCAAAGAAGAGTCCGACTGGAAAACCGGCAAAGAAATCATCGGCAGCCGTCTGGCTCTGATGCAGGCCCAGCTCAAGGAGCTGACAGAAAAAACGGCCGAACAGCAGAAGACCATCACCACCAACGATACCGAGCGGGAAAAGCTGGATGCACAGAACAAAGAACTTCTGACCACCCAAGACCTCCAAGTCTCCGCCATCCAAAAACTGGAAGGTCGCGTGCACAAGCTCTGGCCACTGCTTCCAGAAATGCTCCAGGAAAAGATCCGTGGCCAGTATGAACGACTCCCGAAAGTGGGTCTGAAGCCCGAAGAGATCAAATCCAGCGTCGGCGAGCGCTTCGTCAACGTGCTGATCGTCATCAACGAAGTAAACAAATTCCATAGCGACGTGACCGTGGTCAGCGAGCGTCGCAAACTAGCCAGCGGTCGCGAGTTGGAAGTGCGTGTGATCTACTTTGGTCTCGCCGCTGCCTACTTCGCCGGCAGTGGTGAAACCGCCGATGTCGGTGGTATGCTCATTCCGGGTGAAAAAGGCTGGGAAGCCATCGAAGACCCGAAGGTAGCTGCCCTGGTGGATGAAGTCATCTCCATGAACAAGGGCGACAAGGTGGCCGGCTTTGTCTCTCTGCCGGTGAAAGTGCGCTGA